From the Diospyros lotus cultivar Yz01 chromosome 13, ASM1463336v1, whole genome shotgun sequence genome, one window contains:
- the LOC127788034 gene encoding uncharacterized protein LOC127788034 — protein MDRDSFSHHGGSVLNHRVINLNKAEGHERLYRDYYADSPTCPSQLFHRRFRMHRSLFLRIQAAIETHDQYFVQRFDVVEVLGLSSFQKMTTALRMLAYGSPADAVDEYVRIGESTSIESLKKFMKIVVEVFGEQYLRRPNNSDIARLMSVAEQRGFPGHAHEPTIILEAIASYDLWIWHAFFGLPGSLNDINVLDRSHIFSELAEGRGPEVSYTINGHEYTMGYYLADGNKKKFFATQQESTRKDAERAFGVLQSRFAIVRGLGRMWDVETLKYIMASCIILHNMIVEDECDIIHEDVDFNYDAVAATPTIDLSRNRTSEVMEFI, from the exons ATGGATCGCGACTCTTTTTCACATCACGGTGGATCCGTGCTGAACCACCGTGTCATCAATCTCAACAAAGCTGAAGGTCATGAGAGGCTTTATCGTGATTATTATGCAGATTCACCAACATGTCCATCACAATTATTTCACAGAAGGTTTCGTATGCATCGATCATTATTTCTACGAATTCAAGCAGCAATTGAAACACATGATCAATATTTTGTTCAAAGATTTGATGTTGTAGAAGTTCTTGGATTATCATCATTCCAAAAAATGACAACTGCATTAAGGATGCTCGCATATGGATCACCTGCAGATGCTGTGGATGAATATGTTAGGATTGGCGAAAGTACATCAATAGAGAGTTTGAAGAAGTTCATGAAAATAGTAGTTGAAGTATTCGGAGAGCAATATTTGAGGCGGCCAAATAATAGTGATATTGCAAGGTTGATGAGCGTGGCTGAGCAGCGTGGGTTTCCAG GTCATGCCCATGAACCAACGATTATTTTGGAAGCAATAGCTTCTTATGATCTGTGGATATGGCATGCCTTTTTTGGATTACCGGGATCATTAAACGATATTAATGTGCTAGATAGATCCCATATATTCTCTGAATTGGCAGAAGGTCGCGGTCCTGAAGTTTCGTATACTATCAATGGACATGAATATACCATGGGATATTATCTTGCCGATG GGAATAAGAAGAAATTTTTTGCTACACAACAAGAGTCCACTAGAAAGGACGCCGAACGAGCATTTGGAGTCCTACAATCACGATTTGCAATAGTACGTGGACTGGGACGTATGTGGGATGTTGAAACACTCAAATATATAATGGCGTCTTGTATCATATTGCACAATATGATAGTTGAAGATGAATGTGATATAATTCATGAAGATGTGGATTTCAATTATGATGCAGTTGCTGCTACTCCAACAATTGATTTGTCTCGCAATCGCACAAGTGAAGTTATGGAGTTCATATAA